A portion of the Ignavibacteriales bacterium genome contains these proteins:
- the rpe gene encoding ribulose-phosphate 3-epimerase, with product MLRIAPSVLAADFSRLGDQVRQAETGGADWIHLDVMDGRFVPNITIGPFIVEAVRRSTTLPLDTHLMIVDPDKHVEAFRKAGSDHITVHQEGCAHLHRTIAHIKSLGAKAGVSINPATPCSTLEEIMGDVDLILIMSVNPGYGGQAFIKGTLRKLRETSDMIRESGRDIRLEVDGGIDLTTGPLVTEAGADVLVAGTSIFRAPDIKNAITDLRSACQAGPKKRT from the coding sequence ATGCTCAGAATTGCACCGTCAGTACTAGCCGCCGATTTTTCCCGCCTAGGTGATCAAGTTCGACAGGCCGAGACAGGCGGCGCCGACTGGATACACCTTGATGTGATGGATGGTCGCTTCGTTCCTAACATCACTATTGGCCCGTTTATCGTTGAGGCAGTTCGCCGATCAACAACGCTCCCTCTCGACACGCATTTAATGATCGTTGACCCTGACAAGCATGTCGAGGCCTTCCGCAAAGCCGGATCCGACCACATTACGGTACACCAGGAAGGCTGCGCGCACCTGCACCGCACGATAGCGCATATCAAATCGCTCGGTGCCAAAGCCGGTGTCTCGATTAACCCTGCTACTCCGTGTTCAACGCTTGAGGAAATCATGGGGGACGTGGACCTTATCCTTATCATGTCCGTGAATCCAGGGTACGGCGGACAGGCATTTATCAAGGGAACATTGCGGAAACTACGTGAAACCAGCGATATGATCCGCGAGTCAGGCAGAGATATCAGGTTGGAAGTCGATGGCGGAATCGATCTAACCACCGGCCCTCTCGTCACCGAAGCCGGGGCCGACGTCCTTGTCGCCGGCACCTCAATCTTCCGTGCCCCGGACATCAAGAACGCAATCACAGATCTTCGCTCCGCCTGCCAGGCAGGTCCCAAGAAAAGGACCTGA
- a CDS encoding Lrp/AsnC family transcriptional regulator yields MLDDIDQKILEIIQKQGRMRRNDLAERVGLSLPSVSERLRKLEEAGIISGYFAKLDYQMLGKDITAFVLATVDSSKHYNSFVDHISSVDDILECHAITGEGTHLLKIRTENTTSLEKLLAKIQSWSGVVKTTTSVVLSTPKETSAIKIHLNK; encoded by the coding sequence ATGCTCGACGATATCGATCAAAAAATCCTCGAAATCATTCAGAAACAGGGGCGGATGAGAAGAAATGATCTCGCAGAACGCGTGGGTCTTTCGCTTCCGTCGGTCAGCGAGCGCCTCCGGAAACTGGAGGAGGCAGGCATCATTAGCGGCTACTTCGCCAAGTTGGACTATCAAATGCTCGGCAAAGACATTACTGCGTTTGTTCTCGCGACAGTAGACTCATCAAAGCACTACAACTCGTTTGTCGACCATATCAGCTCGGTGGACGACATCCTCGAGTGTCATGCCATAACGGGAGAGGGAACCCATCTTCTTAAAATCCGTACCGAAAACACCACCAGTCTGGAAAAACTTCTTGCGAAGATCCAATCCTGGTCAGGAGTCGTGAAAACGACAACGAGCGTTGTTCTGTCAACTCCAAAGGAAACGAGTGCCATCAAAATTCATCTAAACAAATAA